Proteins encoded by one window of Conger conger chromosome 1, fConCon1.1, whole genome shotgun sequence:
- the atp1a3b gene encoding sodium/potassium-transporting ATPase subunit alpha-3b isoform X1 produces MGYGRSDSYRVATTQDKDDSPKKKTKGGKDLDDLKKEVPLTEHKMSVEEVCRKFNTDIVQGLTNAKAAEFLLRDGPNALTPPPTTPEWVKFCRQLFGGFSILLWLGAILCFLAYAIQAATEDDPAGDNLYLGIVLSAVVIITGCFSYFQEAKSSKIMESFKNMVPQQALVIREGEKMQINAEEVVAGDLVEVKGGDRIPADLRITSAHGCKVDNSSLTGESEPQTRSPDCTHDNPLETRNIVFFSTNCVEGTARGIVVATGDRTVMGRIATLTSGLETGKTPIAKEIEHFIHLITGVAVFLGVTFFVLSIVLGYSWLEAVIFLIGIIVANVPEGLLATVTVCLTLTAKRMAKKNCLVKNLEAVETLGSTSTICSDKTGTLTQNRMTVAHMWFDNQIHEADTTEDQSGSSFDKSSVTWVALARVASLCNRAVFKAGQDSLPILKRDVAGDASESALLKCIELSCGSVRLMRDKNKKVAEIPFNSTNKYQLSVHETEDPNDNRYLLVMKGAPERILDRCSTIMIQGKEQPMDEELKEAFQNAYLELGGLGERVLGFCHVLMPEDQYPKGFAFDCDDVNFQTDNLCFVGLMSMIDPPRAAVPDAVGKCRSAGIKVIMVTGDHPITAKAIAKGVGIISEGNETVEDIAARLNIPVSQVNPRDAKACVIHGTDLKDLSQDQIDEILRNHTEIVFARTSPQQKLIIVEGCQRQGAIVAVTGDGVNDSPALKKADIGVAMGISGSDVSKQAADMILLDDNFASIVTGVEEGRLIFDNLKKSIAYTLTSNIPEITPFLLFIIINIPLPLGTITILCIDLGTDMVPAISLAYEAAESDIMKRQPRNPRVDKLVNERLISIAYGQIGMIQALGGFFSYFVILAENGFLPTFLVGIRLNWDDRAVNDLEDSYGQQWTYEQRKIVEFTCHTAFFVSIVVVQWADVIVCKTRRNSVFQQGMKNKILIFGLFEETALAAFLSYCPGMDVALRMYPLKPSWWFCAFPYSFLIFVYDEIRKMLLRRNPGGWVEKETYY; encoded by the exons ATGGGG TACGGACGGTCAGACAGCTACCGCGTGGCCACCACGCAAGACAAGGATGACTCTCCCAAGAAGAAGACCAAGGGAGGCAAAGATCTTGATGATCTCAAGAAGGAAGTACCACTG acGGAACACAAGATGTCTGTGGAAGAAGTCTGCCGGAAATTCAACACTGATATCGTCCAG GGTCTGACCAACGCCAAGGCGGCGGAGTTTCTGCTCCGGGACGGGCCCAACGCCCTCACCCCGCCCCCCACCACGCCCGAGTGGGTGAAGTTCTGCCGCCAGCTGTTTGGCGGTTTCTCCATCCTGCTGTGGCTGGGAGCCATCTTGTGCTTCCTGGCCTACGCCATCCAGGCCGCCACGGAGGACGACCCCGCCGGGGACAAC CTGTACCTGGGCATCGTGCTGTCGGCTGTGGTCATCATCACCGGCTGCTTCTCCTACTTCCAGGAGGCCAAGAGCTCCAAGATCATGGAGTCTTTTAAGAACATGGTGCCCCAG caagCCCTGGTGATCCGTGAGGGGGAGAAGATGCAGATCAACGCAGAGGAGGTGGTGGCAGGAGACCTGGTGGAGGTGAAGGGTGGAGACAGAATCCCCGCCGACCTCCGCATCACCTCCGCTCACGGCTGCAAG GTGGACAACTCCTCTCTGACTGGCGAATCGGAACCCCAGACCCGGTCACCTGACTGCACCCACGACAACCCCCTGGAGACCCGCAACATAGTTTTCTTCTCCACCAACTGCGTAGAAG GCACGGCGCGTGGAATCGTGGTCGCAACCGGCGACCGCACGGTCATGGGCAGGATCGCCACGCTGACCTCGGGCCTGGAGACCGGCAAGACGCCCATCGCCAAGGAGATCGAGCACTTCATCCACCTGATCACGGGCGTGGCCGTCTTCCTGGGCGTGACCTTCTTCGTCCTGTCCATCGTGCTGGGCTACAGCTGGCTGGAGGCCGTCATCTTCCTCATCGGCATCATCGTGGCCAACGTGCCCGAGGGGCTGCTGGCCACCGTCACC GTGTGCCTGACACTCACGGCCAAGCGCATGGCGAAGAAGAACTGCCTGGTGAAGAACCTGGAGGCCGTGGAGACACTGGGCTCCACCTCCACCATCTGCTCCGATAAGACCGGGACCCTGACCCAGAACCGCATGACCGTGGCCCACATGTGGTTCGACAACCAGATCCACGAGGCCGACACCACCGAGGACCAGTCTG GCTCGTCGTTCGACAAGAGCTCGGTGACGTGGGTGGCCCTGGCGCGCGTGGCGTCCCTGTGTAACCGCGCCGTGTTCAAGGCGGGGCAGGACAGCCTGCCCATCCTGAAGAGGGACGTGGCGGGCGACGCCTCCGAGTCGGCCCTGCTCAAGTGCATCGAGCTGTCCTGCGGCTCCGTGCGGCTCATGAGGGACAAGAACAAGAAGGTGGCCGAGATCCCCTTCAACTCCACCAACAAGTACCAG CTGTCCGTACACGAAACGGAGGACCCCAACGACAACCGCTACCTCCTGGTGATGAAGGGAGCCCCCGAGCGCATCCTGGACCGCTGTTCCACCATCATGATCCAGGGCAAGGAGCAGCCCATGGACGAGGAGCTGAAAGAGGCCTTCCAGAACGCGTACCTGGAGCTGGGCGGCCTGGGGGAGAGGGTGCTGG GTTTCTGTCACGTCCTGATGCCGGAGGACCAGTACCCCAAGGGCTTCGCCTTCGACTGCGACGACGTCAACTTCCAGACGGACAACCTGTGCTTCGTGGGCCTGATGTCCATGATCGACCCGCCCCGCGCCGCCGTGCCCGACGCCGTGGGCAAGTGCCGCTCCGCCGGGATCAAGGTCATCATGGTGACCGGGGACCACCCGATCACGGCCAAGGCCATCGCCAAGGGCGTCGGCATCATCTCCGAGGGCAACGAGACGGTGGAAGACATCGCCGCTAGGCTCAATATCCCCGTCAGCCAGGTCAACCCCAG gGATGCCAAGGCCTGTGTAATCCATGGCACGGACCTGAAGGACCTGTCCCAGGACCAGATAGACGAGATCCTGAGGAACCACACCGAAATCGTCTTCGCCCGGACCTCCCCTCAGCAGAAGCTCATCATAGTGGAGGGATGCCAGAGACAG GGCGCCATTGTGGCTGTGACAGGGGACGGCGTCAACGACTCTCCCGCTCTCAAGAAGGCCGACATCGGCGTCGCCATGGGGATCTCCGGCTCCGACGTCTCCAAACAGGCAGCCGACATGATCCTGCTGGACGACAACTTCGCCTCCATCGTCACCGGCgtggaagagg GTCGTTTGATCTTTGACAACCTGAAGAAGTCCATCGCCTACACCCTGACCAGCAACATCCCAGAGATCACACCCTTTCTCCtgttcatcatcatcaacatcccCCTGCCCCTGGGCACCATCACCATCCTGTGTATCGACCTGGGCACTGACATG gtGCCAGCCATCTCCCTGGCCTATGAGGCGGCTGAGAGTGACATCATGAAGAGGCAGCCCAGGAACCCCCGTGTGGACAAACTGGTGAACGAGAGGCTGATCAGCATTGCCTACGGACAGATAG gcATGATCCAGGCCCTGGGCGGGTTCTTCAGCTATTTTGTGATCCTGGCAGAAAATGGCTTCCTTCCCACGTTTCTTGTAGGAATCCGGCTCAACTGGGACGACCGAGCTGTGAACGACCTGGAGGACAGCTATGGCCAGCAGTGG ACGTACGAGCAGAGGAAGATTGTGGAGTTCACGTGCCACACGGCCTTCTTCGTCAGTAtcgtggtggtgcagtgggccgACGTCATCGTCTGCAAGACCAGGCGCAACTCCGTCTTCCAGCAGGGCATGAA GAACAAGATCCTCATCTTCGGGCTGTTTGAGGAGACGGCTCTGGCTGCCTTCCTGTCCTACTGCCCTGGCATGGACGTGGCCCTCAGAATGTACCCCCTAAA GCCCAGCTGGTGGTTCTGCGCCTTCCCCTACAGCTTCCTCATCTTTGTGTACGATGAGATACGAAAAATGCTCCTGCGCAGGAACCCTGGAG gctGGGTGGAAAAGGAAACATACTATTGA
- the atp1a3b gene encoding sodium/potassium-transporting ATPase subunit alpha-3b isoform X2 encodes MPEDQYPKGFAFDCDDVNFQTDNLCFVGLMSMIDPPRAAVPDAVGKCRSAGIKVIMVTGDHPITAKAIAKGVGIISEGNETVEDIAARLNIPVSQVNPRDAKACVIHGTDLKDLSQDQIDEILRNHTEIVFARTSPQQKLIIVEGCQRQGAIVAVTGDGVNDSPALKKADIGVAMGISGSDVSKQAADMILLDDNFASIVTGVEEGRLIFDNLKKSIAYTLTSNIPEITPFLLFIIINIPLPLGTITILCIDLGTDMVPAISLAYEAAESDIMKRQPRNPRVDKLVNERLISIAYGQIGMIQALGGFFSYFVILAENGFLPTFLVGIRLNWDDRAVNDLEDSYGQQWTYEQRKIVEFTCHTAFFVSIVVVQWADVIVCKTRRNSVFQQGMKNKILIFGLFEETALAAFLSYCPGMDVALRMYPLKPSWWFCAFPYSFLIFVYDEIRKMLLRRNPGGWVEKETYY; translated from the exons ATGCCGGAGGACCAGTACCCCAAGGGCTTCGCCTTCGACTGCGACGACGTCAACTTCCAGACGGACAACCTGTGCTTCGTGGGCCTGATGTCCATGATCGACCCGCCCCGCGCCGCCGTGCCCGACGCCGTGGGCAAGTGCCGCTCCGCCGGGATCAAGGTCATCATGGTGACCGGGGACCACCCGATCACGGCCAAGGCCATCGCCAAGGGCGTCGGCATCATCTCCGAGGGCAACGAGACGGTGGAAGACATCGCCGCTAGGCTCAATATCCCCGTCAGCCAGGTCAACCCCAG gGATGCCAAGGCCTGTGTAATCCATGGCACGGACCTGAAGGACCTGTCCCAGGACCAGATAGACGAGATCCTGAGGAACCACACCGAAATCGTCTTCGCCCGGACCTCCCCTCAGCAGAAGCTCATCATAGTGGAGGGATGCCAGAGACAG GGCGCCATTGTGGCTGTGACAGGGGACGGCGTCAACGACTCTCCCGCTCTCAAGAAGGCCGACATCGGCGTCGCCATGGGGATCTCCGGCTCCGACGTCTCCAAACAGGCAGCCGACATGATCCTGCTGGACGACAACTTCGCCTCCATCGTCACCGGCgtggaagagg GTCGTTTGATCTTTGACAACCTGAAGAAGTCCATCGCCTACACCCTGACCAGCAACATCCCAGAGATCACACCCTTTCTCCtgttcatcatcatcaacatcccCCTGCCCCTGGGCACCATCACCATCCTGTGTATCGACCTGGGCACTGACATG gtGCCAGCCATCTCCCTGGCCTATGAGGCGGCTGAGAGTGACATCATGAAGAGGCAGCCCAGGAACCCCCGTGTGGACAAACTGGTGAACGAGAGGCTGATCAGCATTGCCTACGGACAGATAG gcATGATCCAGGCCCTGGGCGGGTTCTTCAGCTATTTTGTGATCCTGGCAGAAAATGGCTTCCTTCCCACGTTTCTTGTAGGAATCCGGCTCAACTGGGACGACCGAGCTGTGAACGACCTGGAGGACAGCTATGGCCAGCAGTGG ACGTACGAGCAGAGGAAGATTGTGGAGTTCACGTGCCACACGGCCTTCTTCGTCAGTAtcgtggtggtgcagtgggccgACGTCATCGTCTGCAAGACCAGGCGCAACTCCGTCTTCCAGCAGGGCATGAA GAACAAGATCCTCATCTTCGGGCTGTTTGAGGAGACGGCTCTGGCTGCCTTCCTGTCCTACTGCCCTGGCATGGACGTGGCCCTCAGAATGTACCCCCTAAA GCCCAGCTGGTGGTTCTGCGCCTTCCCCTACAGCTTCCTCATCTTTGTGTACGATGAGATACGAAAAATGCTCCTGCGCAGGAACCCTGGAG gctGGGTGGAAAAGGAAACATACTATTGA
- the rabac1 gene encoding prenylated Rab acceptor protein 1 isoform X1: MEGKGEDAFDVEAGEPTTGGFGKYVGKLLPKGLSGSVAKEWFDRRRLAIRPWVGFVDQRKFSKPRTFGELCQRVLRNVDNYQSNYIFIFLGLILYCIISSPMLLVALAVFVGAFYIIHLRSQDSKLVVLGRELNKPHQMGLAGAVSLPVFWLAGAGTAVFWVLGATLAVIGSHAALHEVENGDMEEIIMEPV; this comes from the exons ATGGAAGGAAAGGGCGAAGATGCCTTCGACGTGGAAGCTGGGGAGCCAACCACAGGAGGGTTTGGAAAGTATGTTGGAAA GCTGTTGCCGAAGGGACTCTCGGGCAGCGTGGCGAAGGAGTGGTTTGACCGCCGTCGCCTGGCAATAAGGCCGTGGGTGGGGTTTGTCGACCAGCGGAAATTCTCCAAGCCGCGTACTTTTGGGGAGCTCTGTCAGAGAGTGTTGCGTAACGTGGACAACTACCAGAGCAACTACATCTTCATCTTCTTGGGTCTCATCTTGTACTGCAT CATCAGCTCTCCCATGCTGTTGGTGGCCTTGGCTGTGTTCGTTGGTGCGTTCTACATCATTCACCTCCGGTCCCAGGACTCCAAGCTGGTTGTGTTGG GGAGAGAGCTGAACAAGCCACACCAGATGGGTCTGGCCGGGGCCGTCTCCCTTCCTGTCTTCTGGTTGGCTGGAGCTGGAACTGCAGTCTTCTGGGTACTGG GGGCCACGCTGGCTGTGATCGGCTCCCACGCTGCGTTGCACGAGGTGGAGAATGGAGACATGGAAGAGATCATCATGGAGCCCGTTTAA
- the rabac1 gene encoding prenylated Rab acceptor protein 1 isoform X2, with the protein MEGKGEDAFDVEAGEPTTGGFGKLLPKGLSGSVAKEWFDRRRLAIRPWVGFVDQRKFSKPRTFGELCQRVLRNVDNYQSNYIFIFLGLILYCIISSPMLLVALAVFVGAFYIIHLRSQDSKLVVLGRELNKPHQMGLAGAVSLPVFWLAGAGTAVFWVLGATLAVIGSHAALHEVENGDMEEIIMEPV; encoded by the exons ATGGAAGGAAAGGGCGAAGATGCCTTCGACGTGGAAGCTGGGGAGCCAACCACAGGAGGGTTTGGAAA GCTGTTGCCGAAGGGACTCTCGGGCAGCGTGGCGAAGGAGTGGTTTGACCGCCGTCGCCTGGCAATAAGGCCGTGGGTGGGGTTTGTCGACCAGCGGAAATTCTCCAAGCCGCGTACTTTTGGGGAGCTCTGTCAGAGAGTGTTGCGTAACGTGGACAACTACCAGAGCAACTACATCTTCATCTTCTTGGGTCTCATCTTGTACTGCAT CATCAGCTCTCCCATGCTGTTGGTGGCCTTGGCTGTGTTCGTTGGTGCGTTCTACATCATTCACCTCCGGTCCCAGGACTCCAAGCTGGTTGTGTTGG GGAGAGAGCTGAACAAGCCACACCAGATGGGTCTGGCCGGGGCCGTCTCCCTTCCTGTCTTCTGGTTGGCTGGAGCTGGAACTGCAGTCTTCTGGGTACTGG GGGCCACGCTGGCTGTGATCGGCTCCCACGCTGCGTTGCACGAGGTGGAGAATGGAGACATGGAAGAGATCATCATGGAGCCCGTTTAA